The following are from one region of the Thiohalorhabdus sp. Cl-TMA genome:
- a CDS encoding metal ABC transporter permease — MSPLAAFTDPLFRLPLAAGLLAALTLPLLGNLLRLREEWLAALGLAHISAAGALGGMGLGIPAIAGGPAAAGVAALFKGFAAARGNTAYAQMILLGWSTTLVLAANTALGESLAHAMVDGQLYFSGWPELLGLGMFALLTLAALPWITPRLIRARFFPEHERANRLPAWRWHLAFDLLAAAGMALGTATVGLMGAFALAFLPAWAAFGLASGWRAALLVSTSLGVGAYLAAFVAAMAWDQPFGPVLVAVLLATAGLVRLSGSLLRAGKRVP, encoded by the coding sequence ATGAGTCCGCTAGCCGCCTTCACGGACCCGCTTTTCCGTCTTCCCCTGGCCGCGGGCCTGCTGGCCGCGCTCACGCTCCCGCTGCTTGGCAACCTGCTGCGCTTGCGGGAGGAGTGGCTGGCGGCCCTGGGCCTGGCGCACATTTCCGCCGCCGGAGCCCTGGGTGGCATGGGTCTGGGGATTCCGGCGATTGCCGGGGGACCGGCAGCGGCGGGGGTAGCCGCCCTGTTCAAGGGATTCGCGGCGGCGCGCGGTAATACCGCCTACGCCCAGATGATCCTGCTGGGATGGAGCACCACCCTGGTTCTGGCCGCCAATACCGCCCTGGGGGAATCCCTGGCCCACGCCATGGTGGACGGCCAGCTCTATTTCTCCGGCTGGCCCGAGCTGCTGGGCCTGGGGATGTTCGCCCTGCTCACCCTGGCCGCGCTTCCCTGGATCACGCCCCGGCTGATTCGGGCACGCTTCTTCCCCGAGCACGAGCGCGCCAATCGTCTGCCGGCCTGGCGCTGGCACCTGGCCTTCGACCTCCTGGCGGCGGCCGGCATGGCTCTGGGCACGGCCACGGTGGGCCTCATGGGCGCCTTCGCCCTGGCTTTCCTGCCCGCCTGGGCGGCCTTCGGCCTGGCTTCCGGGTGGCGGGCCGCCCTGCTGGTGAGCACCAGCCTGGGCGTCGGCGCCTACCTGGCGGCCTTCGTGGCGGCCATGGCCTGGGACCAGCCCTTCGGGCCGGTACTCGTGGCCGTGCTCCTGGCAACTGCCGGGCTGGTCCGGCTGTCCGGAAGCCTCCTTCGTGCCGGAAAGCGGGTCCCATAA
- the modB gene encoding molybdate ABC transporter permease subunit: MGVLSAADIEAFRITLALAGVTTLVLLVLGTPLAWWLARTGARWKVVVEAVVALPLVLPPTVLGFYFLVALGPHGPIGGTLEALGGNALAFTFTGLVVGSVGYSLPFVVQPLQDAFSSVIGRGAMEAAATLGAGPLDRFFTVAVPLARRGFLTAATLGFAHTLGEFGVVLMIGGNIPGETQVLSIAIYDHVEVLEYGQAHLLSGLLLAFSFLLLLAVYALNNRLRVVGV, encoded by the coding sequence ATGGGCGTCCTTTCCGCGGCCGATATCGAGGCCTTCCGCATCACCCTGGCCCTGGCCGGCGTAACCACGCTGGTGCTGCTGGTGCTGGGCACGCCTCTGGCCTGGTGGCTGGCGCGCACCGGCGCCCGGTGGAAGGTGGTGGTGGAGGCGGTGGTGGCCCTGCCGCTGGTGCTGCCGCCGACCGTGCTCGGCTTCTATTTCCTGGTGGCCCTGGGGCCCCACGGACCCATCGGCGGCACGCTGGAAGCACTGGGCGGCAATGCCCTGGCCTTCACCTTCACGGGCCTGGTGGTGGGCTCGGTGGGCTACAGCCTGCCTTTCGTGGTCCAGCCCCTGCAGGATGCCTTCAGCAGCGTCATCGGCCGCGGCGCCATGGAGGCCGCGGCCACCCTAGGCGCCGGCCCGCTGGACCGCTTCTTCACCGTTGCCGTGCCGCTGGCCCGGCGCGGCTTTCTCACCGCCGCCACCCTCGGCTTCGCCCATACCCTGGGCGAGTTCGGCGTGGTCCTCATGATCGGCGGCAATATACCGGGCGAGACGCAGGTGCTCTCCATCGCCATCTATGACCACGTGGAGGTCCTGGAGTACGGCCAGGCCCACCTGCTTTCCGGCCTCCTGCTGGCGTTTTCCTTCCTTCTGCTGCTGGCGGTCTATGCTCTGAACAACCGCTTGAGGGTGGTGGGGGTATGA
- the modC gene encoding molybdenum ABC transporter ATP-binding protein translates to MKPHQTEPPITSGDPPPSSPFLQARFRLERPGFLLDATFDAPGGGFTALFGPSGSGKTTLLRCLAGLERAAGYLIVDGEAWQADKRFLAPHRRAVGYVFQEANLFPHRTVAGNLRYGRDRTRRTPPSRDEVVALLGLEALLDRRPHQLSGGQRQRVALGRALLAAPRLLLLDEPLSALDRASREEILPYLERLRDQLHLPAIYVSHNLEEVTRLSDRLVLLEEGRVLGAGPLEEMTTRLDLPLAHDREAEAVVGTRVAGHDRRYALTALEFPGGVVHIPLLDRPYGAPVRVRIPARDVSLTTEEPRASSILNVLPARVVELQPDGPEAMMVRLEAGGLPLLARVTRKSCDTLDLRPGLAVHAQIKSAALAG, encoded by the coding sequence ATGAAGCCGCACCAGACGGAACCTCCGATTACAAGCGGGGATCCGCCGCCCTCCAGCCCTTTCCTCCAGGCCCGCTTCCGCCTTGAGCGCCCGGGCTTTCTGCTCGACGCCACTTTCGATGCCCCCGGCGGCGGATTCACCGCGCTATTCGGTCCGTCGGGCTCGGGCAAGACCACCCTGCTGCGCTGCCTCGCCGGGCTGGAGCGGGCGGCGGGGTATCTTATCGTCGACGGGGAAGCCTGGCAGGCGGACAAGCGCTTCCTGGCCCCCCACCGCCGCGCCGTGGGCTATGTGTTCCAGGAGGCCAACCTCTTCCCCCACCGCACCGTGGCCGGGAACCTGCGCTACGGGCGGGACCGGACGCGCCGGACGCCCCCGAGCCGGGACGAGGTGGTGGCGCTGCTGGGGCTGGAGGCCCTGCTGGACCGGCGCCCCCACCAGCTCTCCGGCGGGCAGCGGCAGCGGGTGGCCCTGGGACGGGCATTGCTGGCCGCGCCGCGCCTGCTCCTGCTGGATGAGCCCCTATCGGCCCTGGACCGGGCCAGCCGCGAGGAAATCCTGCCGTACCTGGAGCGGCTGCGGGACCAGCTGCACCTGCCCGCCATCTACGTCAGCCACAACCTGGAGGAGGTCACCCGGCTATCGGACAGGCTGGTGCTGCTGGAGGAGGGCCGGGTCCTCGGCGCGGGTCCCCTGGAGGAGATGACCACCCGCCTGGATTTGCCCCTGGCCCATGACCGGGAGGCGGAAGCCGTGGTCGGCACTCGGGTGGCGGGACACGACCGGCGTTATGCCCTCACCGCCCTGGAATTCCCGGGCGGCGTGGTCCACATCCCCCTGCTCGACCGGCCCTACGGGGCGCCGGTCCGGGTGCGGATCCCCGCCCGCGACGTGAGTCTCACCACAGAGGAGCCGCGGGCCAGCTCCATCCTCAATGTGCTACCGGCCCGTGTGGTGGAGCTGCAGCCAGACGGTCCAGAGGCCATGATGGTCCGGCTGGAGGCCGGCGGGCTGCCGCTGCTCGCCCGCGTCACCCGCAAATCCTGCGACACCCTGGACCTGCGGCCGGGCCTGGCGGTGCACGCGCAGATCAAGAGTGCGGCACTGGCCGGCTGA
- a CDS encoding 4Fe-4S dicluster domain-containing protein, which produces MADRFLPRERFSALLGVLQDGGYRCLGPRVREGAIVMEEVVGVDDLCFGLRDRQAPGSYRLEEGTGRYFAWANGPTALKPLTFAPRETLWRARREEDGLHFEAEEVDVEPLAVIGVRACDLAGLAIQDRHFLEGEPDPHYQARRERLFLVAVNCTHPADTCFCASTGDGPRAEYGFDLALSELDEGFLVEGGSEAGRTVLEALPTESAEAAQNRCANAEIEAAARAQVRGLPSRNLRDFLFERQTHPRWEEVAERCLSCGNCTNVCPTCFCHSLETVPDLEGRVSDRVRQWDSCFTSGHSYIHGIVVRATTTNRYRQWLTHKLGGWHDQFGRSGCVGCGRCITWCPTGIDITEEIAALGRESDHA; this is translated from the coding sequence ATGGCCGACCGATTTCTGCCCCGCGAACGTTTCTCTGCCCTGCTCGGCGTCCTGCAGGATGGCGGTTACCGTTGTCTGGGCCCGCGGGTCCGGGAAGGGGCCATCGTCATGGAAGAGGTCGTCGGGGTGGATGACCTCTGCTTCGGTCTGCGGGATCGGCAGGCCCCGGGCAGCTATCGGCTGGAGGAGGGGACGGGCCGCTACTTCGCCTGGGCCAATGGGCCCACGGCGCTCAAGCCGCTCACCTTCGCCCCCCGGGAGACCCTCTGGCGGGCGCGGCGGGAGGAAGACGGTCTGCATTTCGAGGCCGAGGAGGTGGACGTGGAGCCCCTGGCGGTCATCGGCGTGCGCGCCTGCGACCTGGCAGGACTCGCCATTCAGGACCGGCATTTCCTGGAGGGCGAGCCCGATCCCCACTACCAGGCCCGCCGCGAGCGGCTTTTCCTGGTGGCGGTGAACTGCACCCATCCCGCGGACACCTGCTTCTGCGCCTCCACCGGGGACGGCCCGCGCGCGGAGTACGGCTTCGATCTGGCGCTCTCGGAGCTGGACGAGGGCTTCCTGGTGGAGGGGGGCAGCGAGGCCGGGCGGACGGTGCTCGAGGCCCTTCCCACCGAGTCCGCGGAGGCTGCGCAGAACCGGTGCGCCAATGCCGAGATCGAGGCCGCCGCGCGGGCGCAGGTTCGCGGTCTGCCTTCACGCAACCTCCGCGACTTCCTTTTCGAGCGCCAGACCCACCCGCGCTGGGAGGAGGTGGCGGAGCGCTGCCTGTCCTGCGGCAACTGCACCAACGTCTGTCCAACCTGCTTCTGCCACAGCCTGGAAACGGTGCCGGACCTGGAAGGTCGGGTGAGCGACCGGGTCCGCCAGTGGGACTCCTGCTTCACCAGCGGCCACAGCTATATCCACGGCATCGTGGTTCGAGCCACCACTACCAACCGCTACCGCCAGTGGCTGACCCACAAGCTCGGCGGCTGGCACGACCAGTTCGGCCGCAGCGGCTGCGTGGGGTGCGGTCGATGCATCACCTGGTGCCCTACCGGCATCGATATCACCGAGGAAATAGCCGCTCTGGGGCGGGAATCGGACCATGCGTAA
- a CDS encoding FAD/NAD(P)-binding protein gives MRKGGAWLPEEAEVVERVAEGADITTLRLRLTDPGARRAYRFQPGQFNMLGVFGVGEVAISVSSDPDEPELIGHTIRRVGRVTTPLVRLAEGDRLGLRGPFGRGWPMERAEGRDVLVVTGGLGCAPVVSVIEYIMARRARFGHLTVLQGVKHGADLLWRPRYEHWERQPDTEVGLAADVAGANWPGHVGLVTELFDRVTLRPQGTTVMMCGPEPMMRAAAHDLERRGFDADDLWLSLERNHHCGNGRCGHCQIGPYFVCHDGPVFSYGEIRDLLEIRGL, from the coding sequence ATGCGTAAGGGCGGGGCGTGGCTTCCGGAGGAGGCGGAGGTTGTGGAGCGAGTAGCCGAGGGGGCGGACATCACCACCCTGCGGCTGCGCCTCACCGATCCCGGGGCGCGCCGCGCCTACCGCTTTCAGCCGGGGCAGTTCAACATGCTCGGCGTGTTCGGCGTGGGGGAGGTGGCCATCTCCGTCAGCTCCGATCCCGACGAGCCCGAGCTGATCGGACACACCATACGACGCGTGGGCCGGGTGACCACACCGCTGGTCCGCCTGGCCGAGGGTGATCGGCTCGGCCTGCGGGGACCCTTCGGGCGCGGCTGGCCCATGGAGCGGGCGGAGGGGCGGGACGTGCTCGTAGTAACCGGCGGCCTGGGCTGCGCGCCGGTGGTCTCCGTCATCGAGTACATCATGGCCCGCCGGGCACGCTTCGGTCATCTGACCGTCCTGCAGGGGGTCAAGCACGGCGCCGACCTCCTCTGGCGGCCCCGCTACGAGCATTGGGAGCGGCAGCCGGACACGGAGGTGGGCCTGGCCGCCGATGTGGCCGGGGCCAACTGGCCGGGCCACGTGGGGCTGGTAACCGAGCTCTTCGACCGCGTCACTCTCCGGCCGCAAGGGACCACCGTCATGATGTGCGGTCCCGAGCCCATGATGCGGGCGGCGGCGCACGATCTGGAGCGGCGAGGGTTCGACGCGGACGATCTCTGGCTGAGCCTGGAGCGCAACCACCACTGCGGCAACGGTCGTTGCGGGCATTGCCAGATCGGGCCGTACTTCGTCTGCCACGATGGTCCGGTTTTTTCCTACGGGGAGATCCGGGATCTGCTGGAAATACGGGGTCTGTAG
- a CDS encoding FKBP-type peptidyl-prolyl cis-trans isomerase — protein sequence MQAAKDRVVSIDYTLKDADDQVIDTSEGREPLAYIHGNGQIIPGLERALEGKGPGEDVAVTITPEEGYGERDDSMVMQIPREQFEGADQIEPGMQFQAETDEGVRILTVLETGDQEVTVDGNHPLAGVTLNFNVNVVDVRDASQEELDHGHVHGPGGHDH from the coding sequence ATGCAGGCTGCTAAAGACCGGGTCGTCTCTATCGACTACACCCTGAAGGATGCCGACGACCAGGTGATCGACACCTCCGAGGGCCGTGAGCCGCTGGCCTACATCCATGGAAACGGACAGATCATCCCCGGCCTGGAGCGGGCCCTGGAAGGCAAGGGTCCCGGCGAGGACGTTGCGGTGACCATAACCCCCGAGGAGGGGTATGGCGAGCGGGACGATTCCATGGTCATGCAGATCCCCCGCGAGCAGTTCGAGGGTGCGGACCAGATCGAGCCCGGCATGCAGTTCCAGGCGGAGACCGACGAGGGCGTGCGGATCCTCACCGTGCTGGAGACCGGCGACCAGGAGGTGACGGTGGACGGTAACCATCCGTTGGCCGGCGTTACCCTGAACTTCAACGTGAACGTGGTGGACGTGCGCGATGCCTCCCAGGAAGAGCTCGATCACGGCCACGTGCACGGTCCGGGCGGTCACGACCACTAA
- a CDS encoding EAL domain-containing protein, protein MPEPGEAVHRIGVLKKWVGQRAADRWAPTAGYLSRTIPGHRFEVVTLGFDAVAGAVANQRVDFLLANPAIYVDMAERFGASRLVTLRNRAGDKELTRFGGVVFTRADNDSVRDLADLRERTFMAVEPGSLGGYRMAQRLLEAQGVSTERLKLSFGGAQDAVVEAVAAGWVAAGTVRTGTLERMAAEGRIDLDRLRVLHPRSVPGFPLRVSTRLYPEWPFARLAHTESSLARQVAVALLEMPVGSPAAASARSQGWTVPAGYGPVHDLMAELRIGPYERPGPFGVTDVLRKYWYWVAAGAAVVGVLVLVTMGMLRLNRRIQASRRELEEARDRLEERVAERSERLAASERKYREIINGTREGFWLLDAELSIREVNRALCRMLGYAPEELVGCTPFDFVAPETRRILEVESERIQEVSGQSYELTLLTRRGRRVAVLVQATPFREEQDGDPYIGAFLTDLTAFKQVEASLQQANRILQALSRSNRTLLYAENEQDLFEEICRTAVDAAGYPLAWIGLAEGGGREALRGMARAGESPGILDRLGKAVGDPGECPALTALQRGEAVLFQDLPNHPHAPAWAAEAGADGLGALVALPFSGEGFEGALVIFAHEPFSFDREEIRLLSELASDLAMGVGQRRIRTERERHLQRLRQSAVVFDSSGEGVIIADPNERIVAVNRAFTVITGYTEEEVLGHTPRLLSSGTQGPEFYQNLWRKLRDEDAWQGEIWNRRKTGEVYPEHLTITAVRDEAGTLTNYVAVFADITEMKRSREELDFLANHDPLTELPNRRLFHERLGHALDQRDPDGECLAVLMLDLDDFKSVNDSLGHPVGDELLVEAAKRLGGVLHREDTLARIGGDEFLVLLEYISGPLRAERVAQDLLDAFEEPMHLEGREVSLSASIGISLYPQDGADGATLIKNADAALFRAKELGRNQCRFYTRELTATATERLSLARELETAIENDELELHYQPKVELHSGRICGAEALLRWRHPERGLVSPGRFIPLAEETGLVLPMGDWVLEQACAQQRRWRDAGIHLERLAVNLSTVQLQRRDIPGLLQRISADFGCPFDCLELEVTEASLMEDTDEAARILAELGDMGIQLALDDFGTGYSSLGYLKNLPLDTLKIDKSFVCDIPGDLSDMALVRTILAMGKSLGMRVVAEGVESEEQAELLRREGCEVGQGFLYAPALPGEELAELLRAPEGAFSRPVPHS, encoded by the coding sequence GTGCCGGAACCGGGGGAGGCTGTCCACCGGATCGGCGTGCTGAAAAAGTGGGTGGGGCAGCGGGCGGCGGACAGGTGGGCGCCCACCGCCGGCTATCTGTCGCGCACCATTCCCGGCCATCGTTTCGAGGTGGTAACGCTCGGCTTCGACGCCGTTGCCGGAGCGGTGGCGAATCAGCGCGTGGATTTCCTGCTCGCCAATCCGGCTATCTACGTGGACATGGCGGAGCGCTTCGGCGCCTCGCGTCTGGTTACCCTGCGCAACCGGGCGGGCGATAAGGAGCTGACCCGCTTCGGCGGGGTGGTCTTTACCCGCGCCGACAACGATTCGGTGCGGGACTTGGCGGACCTGCGGGAGCGGACCTTCATGGCCGTGGAGCCCGGCTCCCTAGGGGGATACCGCATGGCGCAGCGCCTCTTGGAGGCGCAAGGGGTCTCCACCGAGCGGTTGAAGCTGAGCTTCGGCGGTGCCCAGGACGCCGTGGTGGAAGCGGTGGCCGCCGGCTGGGTGGCGGCCGGGACGGTTCGCACCGGCACCCTGGAGCGGATGGCCGCCGAGGGCCGCATCGACCTCGACCGGCTCCGGGTCCTCCACCCCCGCAGCGTGCCCGGCTTCCCGCTCCGCGTGAGCACTCGCCTCTATCCCGAATGGCCCTTCGCCCGGCTCGCCCATACGGAGTCGTCGCTCGCCCGCCAAGTGGCCGTGGCCCTGCTGGAGATGCCCGTCGGCAGCCCTGCCGCGGCGTCCGCCCGGAGCCAGGGCTGGACCGTCCCGGCCGGCTACGGGCCCGTGCACGACCTCATGGCGGAGCTGCGGATCGGCCCGTACGAGCGGCCAGGACCCTTTGGCGTGACGGACGTCCTGCGCAAGTACTGGTACTGGGTGGCGGCCGGCGCCGCGGTGGTCGGGGTGCTGGTGCTGGTGACCATGGGCATGCTCCGGCTTAATCGCCGTATCCAGGCCTCCCGGAGGGAGCTGGAGGAAGCGCGGGACCGGCTGGAGGAGCGGGTGGCGGAGCGCAGCGAGCGTCTGGCGGCCAGCGAGCGCAAGTACCGCGAGATCATCAACGGTACGCGGGAGGGGTTCTGGCTGCTGGATGCCGAGCTTTCCATCCGCGAGGTGAACCGCGCGCTCTGCCGCATGCTCGGCTATGCCCCCGAGGAGCTGGTGGGGTGCACGCCCTTCGATTTCGTTGCACCGGAGACCCGCCGGATCCTGGAGGTGGAGTCGGAACGGATCCAGGAGGTGTCCGGGCAGTCCTACGAGCTGACCCTGCTGACGCGCCGGGGCCGCAGGGTGGCCGTCCTGGTGCAGGCTACCCCCTTCCGCGAGGAACAGGACGGCGATCCGTATATCGGCGCCTTCCTCACCGACCTGACCGCCTTCAAGCAGGTGGAGGCCTCCCTCCAGCAGGCCAACCGCATCCTGCAGGCGTTGAGCCGGTCCAACCGGACCCTCCTGTATGCCGAGAACGAGCAGGACCTGTTCGAGGAGATCTGCCGGACGGCCGTGGATGCGGCGGGATATCCCCTGGCCTGGATCGGCCTGGCGGAGGGGGGTGGCCGGGAAGCCCTGCGGGGTATGGCGCGGGCCGGCGAGTCCCCGGGAATCCTGGACCGGCTGGGCAAGGCCGTGGGCGACCCCGGCGAATGCCCGGCCCTGACCGCCCTCCAGCGCGGGGAAGCGGTCCTGTTCCAGGACCTGCCCAATCACCCGCATGCGCCCGCCTGGGCGGCGGAGGCGGGCGCCGACGGCCTCGGCGCCCTGGTGGCCCTGCCGTTCTCCGGCGAGGGCTTCGAGGGGGCGCTGGTGATCTTCGCCCACGAGCCTTTCTCCTTCGACCGGGAGGAGATCCGGCTACTGAGCGAGCTTGCCTCCGACCTGGCCATGGGGGTGGGTCAACGCCGCATCCGCACCGAGCGGGAGCGCCATCTGCAGCGGCTACGCCAATCGGCCGTGGTGTTCGACAGCAGCGGCGAGGGGGTGATCATCGCCGATCCCAACGAGCGGATCGTGGCGGTGAACCGGGCCTTCACCGTCATCACCGGCTACACCGAGGAGGAGGTGCTGGGTCACACGCCGCGGCTGCTCTCCTCGGGTACCCAGGGTCCGGAGTTCTATCAGAACTTGTGGCGGAAACTGCGTGACGAAGACGCCTGGCAGGGGGAGATCTGGAATCGCCGCAAGACCGGCGAGGTATACCCGGAGCACCTGACCATCACCGCCGTGCGGGACGAGGCGGGGACGCTCACCAACTACGTGGCCGTGTTCGCGGATATCACCGAGATGAAGCGGTCCCGGGAGGAGCTGGACTTCCTCGCCAACCACGATCCGCTCACCGAGCTGCCCAACCGCCGCCTGTTCCACGAGCGCCTGGGCCATGCCCTGGACCAACGAGACCCGGACGGCGAATGCCTTGCCGTGCTGATGCTCGACCTGGACGACTTCAAGAGCGTGAACGACAGCCTGGGGCACCCGGTTGGGGACGAGCTTCTGGTGGAGGCGGCGAAACGGCTGGGCGGGGTGCTGCACCGCGAGGACACCCTGGCCCGCATCGGCGGGGATGAATTCCTGGTCCTCCTGGAGTACATCTCCGGGCCCCTGCGCGCGGAAAGGGTGGCCCAGGATCTGCTCGACGCCTTCGAGGAGCCCATGCACCTGGAGGGCCGGGAGGTTTCCCTGAGCGCTAGCATCGGCATCAGCCTGTATCCGCAGGATGGCGCGGATGGTGCGACCCTGATCAAGAACGCCGACGCCGCGCTGTTCCGGGCCAAGGAGCTGGGGCGCAACCAGTGCCGGTTCTACACCCGGGAGCTCACCGCCACAGCCACGGAGCGGCTGAGCCTGGCGCGGGAGCTGGAGACGGCCATCGAGAACGACGAGCTGGAGCTGCACTATCAGCCCAAGGTGGAGCTCCACAGCGGCCGAATCTGCGGGGCCGAGGCGCTGCTGCGCTGGCGCCACCCCGAGCGCGGCCTGGTCTCGCCCGGGAGGTTCATCCCGCTGGCGGAGGAAACCGGGCTCGTCCTGCCCATGGGGGACTGGGTCCTGGAGCAGGCCTGCGCGCAGCAGCGCAGGTGGCGGGATGCCGGGATCCACCTGGAGCGGCTGGCGGTCAATCTCTCCACGGTTCAGCTGCAGCGGCGGGATATCCCCGGGCTGCTGCAGCGAATCAGCGCCGATTTCGGCTGTCCCTTCGACTGCCTGGAGCTGGAGGTGACCGAGGCCTCGCTCATGGAGGATACCGACGAGGCTGCCCGCATCCTGGCCGAGCTCGGGGATATGGGCATCCAGCTGGCCCTGGACGATTTCGGCACGGGCTATTCCTCCCTGGGCTACCTCAAGAATCTGCCCCTGGACACCCTGAAGATCGACAAATCCTTCGTCTGCGACATTCCGGGGGACCTAAGCGACATGGCCCTGGTGCGGACCATCCTGGCCATGGGCAAGAGCCTGGGCATGCGGGTGGTGGCCGAGGGGGTGGAAAGCGAAGAGCAGGCCGAGCTCCTGCGGCGGGAGGGCTGCGAGGTGGGGCAGGGCTTCCTCTACGCGCCCGCCCTGCCGGGCGAGGAGCTCGCCGAGCTGCTGCGGGCGCCGGAGGGCGCCTTCAGCCGGCCAGTGCCGCACTCTTGA
- a CDS encoding metal ABC transporter substrate-binding protein, translating to MKRLLFSLALLLAMAAPAVAEVRVAATTTSMAMLARTVGGEQVSVTTLAPPDRDAHYLQAKPSMIRVLRRADLVLAVGGELEVGWLPAAVDNAANPAIQPGREGYFEAAAQVELTGKYQRADRAMGDVHPSGDPHVNLDPVRMASVAEALAARLGELDRAHREAFRQRAEELGSAVQRRLPGWKEQVADAPGVVAFHKDINYLMQRLEVPIHGYLEPKPGIPPSASHLSSLIRKLKDGEPGVIIRHPYHPRGPVRKVAEATGWDTASLPLDPALGATAEDYFGLIDDYVSAIAGAR from the coding sequence ATGAAACGTTTGCTGTTTTCGCTCGCCCTGCTGCTGGCCATGGCCGCTCCGGCCGTCGCGGAGGTGCGGGTGGCCGCCACCACCACTTCCATGGCCATGCTCGCCCGCACCGTGGGCGGCGAGCAGGTCTCCGTCACCACCCTGGCGCCCCCGGACCGGGATGCGCACTACCTGCAGGCCAAGCCCTCCATGATCCGGGTCCTGCGCCGGGCGGACCTGGTGCTGGCGGTGGGCGGCGAGCTGGAGGTGGGCTGGCTGCCCGCCGCCGTGGACAATGCCGCCAATCCCGCCATCCAGCCGGGCCGGGAGGGCTACTTCGAAGCCGCTGCCCAGGTAGAGCTTACCGGCAAATACCAGCGGGCGGACCGTGCCATGGGGGACGTCCATCCTTCCGGAGATCCCCATGTGAATCTGGACCCCGTGCGCATGGCCAGCGTTGCCGAGGCCCTGGCGGCCCGCCTCGGCGAGCTGGACCGCGCCCATCGGGAGGCCTTCCGCCAGCGCGCGGAGGAGCTCGGCTCGGCCGTGCAGCGGCGGCTTCCCGGATGGAAGGAGCAAGTGGCCGATGCGCCCGGGGTGGTGGCCTTCCACAAGGACATCAACTACCTGATGCAGCGGCTGGAGGTGCCCATCCACGGCTACCTGGAGCCCAAGCCCGGCATTCCGCCGTCGGCCTCCCACCTGAGCAGTCTGATCCGCAAGCTGAAGGACGGGGAGCCGGGCGTGATTATCCGGCACCCCTATCACCCGAGGGGTCCGGTGCGGAAGGTGGCTGAGGCAACCGGCTGGGACACGGCCTCGCTGCCGCTGGACCCGGCGCTCGGGGCCACGGCCGAGGACTACTTCGGTCTGATCGACGACTACGTGAGCGCCATCGCCGGCGCCCGGTAA
- a CDS encoding ATP-binding cassette domain-containing protein, with amino-acid sequence MFRTTVQATHAGGRADEEGGEEPGPPLVVAEELVVGYEQPVLGPVSFRVHPGEVVGLWGPNGAGKSTLLKAVSGTARVFRGRLEVAENLRIAYQTQQPLRLGEMPLKGRELLRCMGADKTEPPGRLGPLLEKRIDRLSGGQFQILNIWACLGGEADLVLLDEPSNNLDQESLDLLVELLEARRSEEALLLVSHETSFLDRAATRRLEVGT; translated from the coding sequence ATGTTCCGGACAACGGTTCAGGCCACCCATGCGGGGGGCCGGGCAGACGAAGAGGGCGGGGAGGAGCCCGGCCCGCCGCTGGTGGTCGCCGAAGAGCTGGTGGTGGGCTATGAGCAGCCGGTGCTCGGACCGGTGTCCTTCCGGGTCCACCCGGGGGAAGTGGTGGGCCTATGGGGTCCCAACGGCGCGGGGAAGTCCACGCTGCTCAAGGCCGTTTCGGGAACCGCCCGGGTTTTCCGGGGCCGCCTGGAGGTGGCCGAAAACCTGCGCATTGCCTACCAGACCCAGCAACCGTTGCGGCTCGGGGAGATGCCGCTCAAGGGGCGCGAGCTCCTGAGGTGCATGGGGGCAGACAAGACCGAGCCGCCGGGGCGGTTGGGGCCATTGCTGGAGAAGCGCATCGACCGGCTCTCCGGGGGGCAGTTCCAGATCTTGAACATCTGGGCCTGCCTGGGCGGGGAAGCGGACCTGGTCCTGTTGGACGAGCCCTCCAACAACCTGGATCAGGAAAGCCTCGACCTGCTGGTCGAACTACTGGAGGCGCGGCGGAGCGAGGAGGCGTTGCTGCTGGTCAGTCATGAGACATCCTTCCTGGACCGGGCGGCCACCCGGCGCCTTGAGGTGGGCACATGA
- a CDS encoding Fur family transcriptional regulator — protein MSEQLPATPFPDEEPPELAERLERARALCAGRGLRLTAMREQVLRLILAARRPVKAYELLERLRGEHGKVAPPTVYRALAFLEEAGLVHRLESRSAFTGCTEPGHGHTPQFLLCRRCDTAAELAVPGLVGEIGRESEAHGFLVEDLVLEVRGLCPACRSAAPDRA, from the coding sequence TTGTCCGAACAGCTTCCCGCTACCCCCTTCCCGGACGAAGAACCGCCAGAGCTTGCGGAGCGCCTGGAACGGGCCCGCGCGCTCTGCGCCGGCCGGGGCCTCCGGCTCACCGCCATGCGCGAGCAGGTATTGCGGCTCATCCTGGCGGCCCGGAGACCGGTCAAGGCCTACGAGCTGCTGGAACGGCTCCGGGGAGAGCACGGCAAGGTGGCGCCGCCCACTGTCTACCGTGCCCTGGCCTTTCTGGAGGAGGCGGGGCTGGTGCATCGGCTGGAGAGCCGCAGTGCCTTTACCGGCTGCACCGAGCCGGGTCACGGCCATACGCCCCAATTCCTGCTATGCCGCCGGTGCGATACGGCGGCGGAGCTGGCCGTTCCCGGTCTCGTCGGAGAGATCGGCCGCGAGTCGGAGGCACACGGCTTCCTGGTGGAGGATCTGGTGCTTGAGGTGCGGGGGCTCTGCCCGGCCTGCCGCTCGGCGGCTCCGGACCGGGCCTGA